tagaataaaaaaattaaaaaagttttattctttagaataatatggcgtttcatacaatagtctggtgaagtgagtgtctctctccgaaaagcgggaccgagcctgtcccgcgcgggacatttaaatttgattcaaaaatcgggacgtcccgctaaaatcgggacgtctggcaacgctggtgtcaatatacaagtatttacaggcttacagctgggtatctcgaattccgagattcttacctaatttaagcttaaatgactggactagatATGTATTTTTGCAAAAGTCTTCATTTCTATTTTATCACAGCTATCATTTTAGCACATCTAGGCTACCCCTTTGATTATCAATCACATTTGgagaaattaagaaaaaaaaaaacaaacaaaaaataatagagGTGCCTCAACATAACTGACTTTAACTTCATTTGAAATAATGGTAGCCCACGCATAAATAGGGCAAGGAGTATCAGACATGGTTCCGCGCCAGCAAGCACCCCACCTGCTGACTCACCTGCCGCGTCCGTGCTGTTCACCCTCGACGACGTAAACAAAGTACAGACGACACGGCACATCCAACTAAACACAGTAGCATCTTAACTAGTAGGAATAAgtgtgattttgcaataaaatgtatctaGACTGACGTGCTGTCGATTGTACAAATGCTCACCTCCTAAGTCCCACGCTGGTTGTAGCAAACCTGTAACTTTATTGTCTTATTTACGGAAGGATGTGCTAGATGACGATTCCCAAAACATGATTTCAAAGGGCGACTCATAAGAAAGTTCTCGCACTCGACGCACACGCCATAGTCAACTCTTCGTTCCATTTTTCGCCAATGTAGAGCGAATTATTTCAAGGAAAATCtgcgatatttttcactcgGATTCCTTATAACTTAAAACTTATCACGTATCTGTCTGTctcagtatttatttatctccGTTATCAACTTACGAAGTATCTGTCTGCTAATCTCACCATCTCACCACACACATAGTTCTTTTTCTGTACAGAATACCTAGCATTCCCTGCGTTCTTAGATCACAGATCAGCCGTACAAAAACAGTCTATATACGGAATCCATACTGATTCAGCGCTCTCTACAAGTTTAACAGAGACGAATTGATtcaatcatcattttatttcttaataCTCATAGTTAACTGCATatcaaacatttttattgttttatgatGGTTCTGATTTATGTGCATATTAGAACTGGGCTTACATGCTGCTAAACCACGCAATTTGTcttcaatattaataattcatataagatttgaaatattttaatagggAAAGTTAATATTACTTTCATTAATATCAAATGTCTCATAAATAGAGTCGCTCATaaattaggtattattattattaaatattttagataattcTTTAAAAACATGATTTCAGTATGTCTCGTTttaaaaaacttacttacttttttttcaatttagaGAAAGTTAAACAAAACGATGAtcatttttaatcaatttatttcCAAGGGTAATTCTTATGTATCCTGTTATTGCCGCACAGACAAGTCGCGTTGCAGAATCCTTGAGGGCATACGTCAGCTAGCCCGACCAGTTCCTCGCAGTTGGAGTAAAAGTCACGGTGGAAACACGGGTTGGTGCAGAGTTTGTCAGCTACGCAGCTTTGTGGGCAGTCCTGGCATGGCATACCCGCTTTGTACGGGAACTCGGGGGTGGGGATAATGTTGCCACTGAAAAATATATGAACTGATAAAGCTGACGTAAAAGAGTTGAAAAAATCGAATGTCTCCGATTCAAATTGGCCATAAATAAATCTTATTAGACACAAGTAGACATCTATTACATACGACTCACTCGAGTCATTGATCATTGATCAAAGAGTAAAACTATAGCCTATGTATTTAGGTAATGTAAGATCTAAACGAAAGAAAAATCTTTTGATGTTCATTTCCCTAGCTAGAGAAGTAAAAACTAAACTAAGTGCGTATTAACGCACATAATTTCTATTTTAGTAGGTCAAAATTAGATAACTGAATTAACTAATTTATGCAAATTAAATGATCAAGTTAcgtgataatttattttatttcacttgACAATGGTGCGTGAAATTTTTAACGTTGGCACGTGGGAAATAGTAGTTGCATTGATGATTTCAACCACATCTGCTTGTAGCTTCAAACAAGGCGCTACATAGGTCGATCTTAGTAACGCATTAgttacaaaatttttaaaataaaaagaaagataCAAAGGTGTACaatgtacacacgacagcacatcaggctacccatttttgttgctaattcgctcttattacaactgcacaagaacccgCAGTGGttaccttgacgtgccgtcgtctgtacattgtaagcaaaaaggtgcaaaattttgtcatttgCTACGAAGTGATAGAATAAAATCTTGAATAGTTGACCAAAGTTTCAAAAAGTGAAAGCTTTGTTTAATCATAAAACTGATTTAATTGTTAACTAACTGAAACAGTAAATATACGAGAAGGTAAACGAATATTGGCAACTTCGGAACTTGATTTGAACACAACGTGATTTTATaagtttaaaaagaaaaatatactcACTGTGGACAATAGTGACAAACGTAGTTGTAAAACTGTCCCCATGGTCCCCCTGCACAATGCGCTATGCCGCAGCCCAGTTTATGGCTTGTGGCCCACACCATCTGTGTGTAGTGCCCTACAGCTTTCAGGTCGCGTATTGGCAACCCATACGTGAAGTTCTGGTATTCGAGGAACCAGCTCTTGAGAGCGAAGAACCTAAAAATGTAAAGACAGATTTGAAAAAACGCAGCATTTTAAAATTCTTCCGTAAGTATCTCTGTCAGACTAATAATGATAGAGGATCATTCGTCATCAGTCATATATACGAGTATATCATTATCTAGAGAGGAACTTACATGTCCCCTCTTAGGTAAACTATGTAGGTGTTTCACGTTGGTAGTGTCTAAAGTAGATATTTCTTAGCAGGCAGTGGCAGTAAATGAAACAAATGCAAGGGCATTTGTTTACATCTCAGAAGAacatcagcccccctagacaaaacgcactttttgatcgaatcgaaaatcgaatccgtcaaaactccatacaaaaaaggggcttttcgaccacttttcgactggtttgcgattataatttgcactttgtctaaaCCCCCAGAAGTAACTTCATCTGTCACAGGATaaaaattacctactaattttcAAGAATCTTTGAATGTTCGTAGCGTTTAAGCTTGGTGTGCCTTTAGATTGACACGACATCGTATCATCAACCATGCATTATccttgttaattatttttacatttgtaTAAACTTTACTGCATAATAACACAACAAAGGATTTTTTCATACGGTTAATTGTGTAATACGTTGATCACgtttcattattttgtttttcaaacAAGCACAATAATTGTTACTATTATTACGTTTAGAGCTTTAAGGTCACGTTAACTTGGcttattatattgctatcggGATTGAATTGCGACATAATAACAGCCTTTATTTACATACGATGTCTATCTCACGCTTGATCAAGTCCGTTAATTTTCTTTTCAACTTGGACACATTAATGCCTTCAATTAAACTCGAGTCATATTGATAAAGTTGATCTATAGGAAAAAAAACTACCCATTCTATTCACTTTTATAACCTGTGAAATCTATAATTACTTTATCACGAATTTGAGCACTGTGTTTTTAAAATCGAAACATCGTGACGAGTTCTTACTACACAGGAAATCGAGTCAAACCTGACAAAAAACAGAGAAACAGGCCCGATAATTTATCTTTCGATTTATGGACTTAACTGAACCTTGGCTCATATTGACTCttcattgaatttttattgttcCTTTATGTTCTATTGATTGAAGCAAAAAATATAGCTGATACACGATGAACAGTTAGGTTCAACTCTATCATAGATGTAAacattatgtttttacaatacttAGGATGTTTCTTTTGTCAATCACCGTATTACGCgatattaaaatttacttagCTAATCTATTATTTACCTAGTCGTCTGATAGAAACTGTCACAAAACGGTAGCTATTGGATAATCTGTGACCATAGGATTTGGTCCTTTTCCTTTTTTTAGACGCGacggaaatgctttgcgcactaTCAAGGGATTACAGCCGGGGGGCAGGTTGGGTTTATGTAGAGCAAACTTTCAACTTTAAAACGGTTTGATTATGTAGGTTTGAGCATATTCTTTAAAAGTACCGCgaatcaatttatttaattgcaCGACTCAAATGAATTTATCAATATACGCACATACTTATTAAAACTATCTTACCAAGGAGTTTTTTGGCTAGAGACGAACAAATTTTGTCCACAACTGCCAAGTTGCGGGATAGTGTTCTCTCTGGCGTCGTTGTGTTTCAGAAACACGCATCTGTCCGCATATTGTTGCGCTTGCTTCGCGGCCAATGGGTGCCATgactgaaaatgaaaataactaagaaataaatttttactaaGTTATTCTGCGATTAAGTAAAAAGCTTGTTAATGCCTCCTAAAGTCCTAACCAAGTTGTCGCATACGCCTGTTGAATACTGATAGGATTtataaaaatcaaattcaaatagttacCTAGTCGTCTGGTAGAAAGACACCTTGAGATTCGTATAGAATTTCGAACATTACATACCTACCTAGCATCTTTATGGTCGTCTATCAAAGATTTGAAAAAACCCTGAGCTGGAAAAGCTCCGCGTCAACGTAACTTATTTGAAGCCTATCTAGCATTCGGTTAGCATTAACaaagatgttaaaattaattaagcgtttttatttagtttttttaattaaaataatcaagtaaattaaaaactaaataaacaaatgaaaaacgTGGAGTTAATTAATGTTTACGGTTGAAGATTAATGTTCAGATTTTTATACTTAAATCTGCACTTTATACACGCGACCTTTTTACTGCTTAATCAGGATCagaaaattatttatgataaggtttaattaaattaagggccgatttttcaatcgtcagataacttttaactgaagaataaacttgttattttgacatattttccatactggaactgtcaatgtgccaaacttaatcttcagataaaagttatcggacgattgaaaaatcagccctaagtttAATTACTCTTACAAgttatcattttcatttttctaaTATTCAAGATAGAGCAAATTACTGATTTATCTCACAGCTGAAACAGCGGGGATAGAAATAGACCCGTATCGATAATTGTATTATTTCCGTATTCGAGactctatttgtattattattgatttttatCACGTCTGTGTAC
This genomic interval from Ostrinia nubilalis chromosome 3, ilOstNubi1.1, whole genome shotgun sequence contains the following:
- the LOC135088294 gene encoding serotriflin-like, which codes for MSCATWFFIVLLFHVMVVLQSSRTWDNIQLFPASKIPDNALNPKRSIVRRKIVLYHNFLRTKVQPPAANMLMMSWHPLAAKQAQQYADRCVFLKHNDARENTIPQLGSCGQNLFVSSQKTPWFFALKSWFLEYQNFTYGLPIRDLKAVGHYTQMVWATSHKLGCGIAHCAGGPWGQFYNYVCHYCPHGNIIPTPEFPYKAGMPCQDCPQSCVADKLCTNPCFHRDFYSNCEELVGLADVCPQGFCNATCLCGNNRIHKNYPWK